A portion of the Gadus macrocephalus chromosome 10, ASM3116895v1 genome contains these proteins:
- the hrh2a gene encoding histamine receptor H2a, producing MEGHPPSNTPLTVLLGASLCLLILLTVSGNVLVCVAVCATRRLRCLTNCFIVSLAVTDLLLGLLVLPFSALLQLTDEWPLGPVFCNIYISLDIMLCTASILTLLAISMDRFLAVTMPLRYAALVLPGRVAVAMASVWTVSLAVSFLPIHMGWNTPNGTVQNHRPGKYQRACNFELNGAYALTDSLITFFLPLLVMCCTYYRILRIARSQAKRIIGSRPACVVTSYDAGGNGRCTTTTVASSVTAVALREHKATVTLAAVIGAFTVCWLPYFILFNVAGVKEQVLSGTLYEVVLWLGYANSALNPILYAALNRDFRSAYARLLGCRWPKYREAWSRHQCPLAAGNELTEVTLLCGHNSANCSAGLAEEPHALEEVNNRPIDNQLTNGFTPTDVNGNERS from the exons ATGGAGGGACACCCCCCCTCGAACACCCCCCTGACGGTACTGCTGGGCGCCTCGCTCTGCCTCCTCATCCTGCTCACCGTCAGCGGCAACGTGCTGGTGTGCGTCGCCGTGTGCGCCACGCGCCGCCTCCGCTGCCTCACCAATTGCTTCATCGTGTCGCTGGCCGTCACCGACctgctgctgggcctgctgGTGCTGCCCTTCTCCGCCCTGCTGCAGCTGACCGACGAGTGGCCCCTGGGGCCCGTCTTCTGCAACATCTACATCTCCCTGGACATCATGCTGTGCACCGCCTCCATCCTGACGCTGCTGGCCATCAGCATGGACCGCTTCCTGGCCGTCACCATGCCGTTGCGCTACGCCGCCCTGGTGCTGCCGGGCCGCGTGGCCGTGGCCATGGCGTCCGTGTGGACCGTGTCCCTGGCCGTGTCCTTCCTGCCCATCCACATGGGGTGGAACACGCCCAACGGCACCGTGCAGAACCACCGGCCCGGCAAGTACCAGCGGGCGTGCAACTTTGAGCTGAACGGCGCGTACGCGCTCACGGACTCCCTGATCACCTTCTTCCTGCCGCTCTTGGTCATGTGCTGCACCTACTACCGCATCCTGCGCATCGCCCGCTCCCAGGCCAAGCGCATCATTGGCTCCCGGCCGGCGTGCGTCGTCACCAGCTACGACGCCGGAGGCAATGGCCGCTGCACCACGACGACCGTCGCCTCCAGTGTCACCGCCGTGGCGCTGCGGGAGCACAAGGCCACGGTGACGCTGGCGGCCGTCATCGGGGCGTTCACCGTGTGCTGGCTGCCCTACTTCATCCTGTTCAACGTGGCGGGCGTGAAGGAGCAGGTGCTGTCGGGCACGCTGTACGAGGTGGTGCTGTGGCTGGGCTACGCCAACTCCGCCCTCAATCCCATCCTCTACGCGGCGCTCAACAGGGACTTCCGGTCGGCGTACGCCCGCCTGCTGGGCTGCCGCTGGCCGAAGTACCGGGAGGCGTGGAGCAGGCACCAGTGTCCGCTAGCAG CGGGGAACGAGCTTACAGAGGTGACATTGCTGTGTGGTCACAACTCCGCCAACTGCAGCGCAGGCTTAGCCGAGGAACCACATGCGTTGGAGGAGGTCAACAACCGCCCCATTGACAACCAGCTCACGAATGGTTTCACTCCAACAGACGTCAATGGCAATGAAAG GTCATGA